A stretch of the Desulforamulus ferrireducens genome encodes the following:
- a CDS encoding YlmC/YmxH family sporulation protein yields MRLGELVGKEIVNINNGVRLGVVGESDLTIDVESGAIRSIILPRRTNFINMWMDKQQMIIPWDSIRKIGEEVIIVELDQCNPVLHKYSY; encoded by the coding sequence GTGCGACTGGGTGAACTGGTTGGTAAGGAAATTGTTAATATCAATAACGGAGTCCGTCTGGGAGTGGTAGGTGAATCTGATTTAACCATTGATGTAGAATCAGGAGCCATACGTTCTATCATACTACCCCGGCGTACTAATTTCATTAATATGTGGATGGATAAACAACAAATGATCATACCCTGGGATAGCATTCGAAAAATTGGTGAGGAAGTAATCATTGTCGAGTTGGATCAGTGTAATCCAGTGCTTCATAAATACTCCTATTGA
- a CDS encoding bifunctional riboflavin kinase/FAD synthetase, whose amino-acid sequence MRVYENLSGLKDRYASITLALGNFDGIHLGHQRLIGEAVEIARGNNGIAAVLTFDPHPMQVLKPELAPPMLLDREAKRQKMAQLGVDVLLLCPFTREFARLSPEDFIKEILVKQLNITGIVVGYNYTFGHKGQGTPETLWKYAAEYGYDLHVIPPVKLGNQVVSSTLIRSLLAEGNVTAARKFLGYYPFTEGTVVLGDRRGNTLGFPTANIDCPEGLMVPANGVYSVKVELDGDTFLGVANVGTKPTFHQNNRTNIEVHLLDFCGDIYGKTIKVNYLRRLRDERKFSSITDLVNQIQIDVHSARIDHPE is encoded by the coding sequence TTGCGAGTATATGAAAATCTGTCCGGGCTAAAAGACAGATATGCCAGTATCACCTTAGCTTTGGGGAATTTTGATGGTATTCATTTAGGTCACCAAAGGCTCATAGGGGAGGCAGTGGAAATTGCCCGTGGCAACAACGGGATAGCAGCGGTCTTAACCTTTGACCCTCATCCCATGCAGGTATTAAAACCTGAGCTGGCTCCACCTATGCTCTTAGATCGGGAAGCCAAAAGACAAAAAATGGCACAATTGGGAGTGGATGTTTTGCTCCTTTGTCCCTTTACCAGGGAGTTTGCCAGATTAAGCCCCGAAGATTTTATTAAGGAAATATTAGTAAAACAACTAAACATCACAGGAATTGTGGTTGGCTATAACTATACCTTTGGCCATAAAGGTCAGGGTACACCGGAGACTCTCTGGAAATATGCCGCTGAGTATGGCTACGACTTACATGTGATACCACCTGTGAAGCTGGGTAACCAAGTGGTCAGCAGTACCTTAATTCGCAGCCTATTAGCTGAAGGGAATGTGACCGCTGCTAGAAAATTTTTAGGATATTATCCTTTTACCGAGGGAACTGTGGTGCTGGGGGATCGTCGAGGGAACACTTTGGGCTTTCCCACGGCCAACATAGACTGCCCCGAAGGTCTCATGGTACCTGCCAATGGTGTCTACAGTGTGAAAGTAGAGCTTGATGGGGATACTTTCCTGGGGGTGGCCAATGTGGGTACTAAGCCAACCTTCCATCAAAATAATCGGACCAATATAGAGGTTCACCTGCTGGACTTTTGCGGGGATATCTATGGCAAAACAATCAAAGTTAATTATTTACGCCGCTTAAGGGATGAGAGGAAATTTTCCTCCATTACAGATTTGGTTAACCAAATACAAATAGATGTTCATAGTGCCAGAATTGACCACCCGGAGTAA
- a CDS encoding M16 family metallopeptidase translates to MFYQKEVLPNGVRILTQQVSHVRSVALGFWVDVGSRDESDETAGISHYIEHMMFKGTENRTAKQIAEELDAVGGQLNAFTTKEYTCYYAKVLDEHFDLAVDVLTDMLFHSKIAEQDVEREKNVILEEIKMYEDAPDELVHDMFAKTIWSGHALGRPIIGTTETVSSFNHLDLKKYMEQHYTPNRIVVSVAGNITHQQVLAKLTPILAKLTGNQVTRQPDLPTPAALVNCRSKDTEQVHMVIGAPGLSMGHDDVYIAQTINTVLGGGLSSRLFQEIREQRGLVYTVYSYHSSYHDTGIFGVYAGLSKQNVNRAMELIFKEIKDIKRNGVTKEELQRAKDQIKGNLLLSMESVNTYMSRLGKSELYLGRVYSPEEIVEKVNKVTVEDTVRVSNMLFQPDKFSMAAIGPWTDCGDLQKVLETLKD, encoded by the coding sequence ATGTTTTACCAAAAAGAAGTACTACCAAATGGAGTAAGAATACTAACACAACAAGTATCCCATGTACGTTCAGTCGCCCTTGGCTTTTGGGTAGATGTAGGCTCGCGGGATGAAAGTGATGAAACAGCAGGCATTTCCCACTACATAGAGCACATGATGTTTAAGGGCACAGAAAACAGAACTGCCAAGCAAATTGCCGAAGAGTTAGATGCTGTTGGTGGGCAGCTCAATGCTTTTACCACCAAGGAGTATACCTGTTACTATGCCAAGGTGTTGGATGAACATTTCGATTTGGCAGTGGATGTACTGACAGACATGCTGTTTCACTCTAAAATCGCCGAACAGGATGTAGAAAGAGAAAAAAATGTAATTTTGGAAGAAATAAAAATGTACGAAGATGCACCGGATGAATTGGTGCACGATATGTTTGCCAAAACAATTTGGTCCGGCCATGCCCTGGGACGACCAATTATAGGCACAACAGAAACAGTAAGCAGCTTTAACCACTTGGATCTCAAAAAATATATGGAACAGCATTATACACCCAATCGTATAGTTGTTTCCGTCGCCGGCAACATTACTCACCAACAGGTATTGGCTAAGTTAACACCCATTTTAGCTAAACTAACCGGTAATCAAGTCACAAGGCAGCCAGACCTGCCCACCCCTGCAGCGCTTGTTAATTGTCGCAGCAAGGATACCGAACAGGTACATATGGTTATTGGCGCCCCTGGTTTATCCATGGGACATGATGATGTGTATATTGCCCAAACCATAAATACTGTCCTGGGGGGAGGTTTATCCTCCCGCCTGTTCCAGGAGATTAGAGAACAGCGGGGCCTGGTCTATACCGTATATTCCTACCACAGTTCCTATCACGATACCGGTATCTTTGGTGTGTATGCCGGCTTAAGCAAACAAAATGTTAATCGGGCCATGGAACTGATTTTTAAGGAAATAAAGGACATTAAAAGAAATGGTGTTACCAAAGAAGAACTGCAGCGGGCCAAGGATCAGATCAAGGGCAACCTGTTGCTGTCCATGGAAAGTGTTAATACTTACATGAGTCGTTTAGGTAAGTCAGAGCTTTACCTGGGTAGGGTATACAGTCCGGAAGAAATTGTGGAAAAAGTGAATAAAGTAACTGTAGAAGATACCGTAAGGGTGTCCAATATGCTCTTCCAACCCGATAAATTCTCCATGGCGGCCATCGGCCCCTGGACAGATTGTGGCGATTTACAGAAGGTATTGGAGACTTTGAAGGATTAG
- the dapB gene encoding 4-hydroxy-tetrahydrodipicolinate reductase, translating to MIKVVVAGALGRMGQESCKAVLKAEGMELVGAVDTREIGSALGAHLGIADLEIKVSDNLEKTLQDLKPDVLIDFTRPGVVQGNIELAIKNGVRPVVGTTGMSSEEIEKFRELAAANQVGALIAPNFTIGALLMIKFAAEAAKYFPHVEIIELHHDQKMDAPSGTAIKTAEAIAAVRGNMAQGMPSEFEKIEGSRGGNYEGMRIHSVRLPGFVAHQEVILGGVGQTLTIRHDSISRESYMPGLLLAVRKVMSLNHLVYGLENLLFE from the coding sequence ATGATTAAAGTAGTAGTGGCAGGAGCTCTCGGTAGAATGGGGCAGGAATCCTGTAAAGCTGTACTGAAGGCTGAGGGTATGGAATTAGTAGGGGCGGTGGATACCAGAGAGATTGGCAGTGCTCTGGGTGCTCACCTGGGGATAGCGGATCTTGAGATTAAAGTATCCGATAATCTGGAAAAGACCTTGCAAGATCTAAAACCTGATGTATTGATAGATTTTACTCGCCCTGGTGTAGTACAGGGGAATATTGAATTGGCCATCAAGAATGGTGTTAGACCGGTGGTGGGAACCACTGGCATGTCTTCAGAAGAAATTGAGAAGTTCCGGGAGTTGGCCGCTGCCAACCAGGTAGGTGCCCTGATTGCTCCCAATTTTACCATTGGCGCCTTGCTAATGATAAAATTTGCCGCTGAGGCGGCCAAGTATTTTCCCCATGTGGAGATTATTGAACTACATCATGATCAAAAGATGGATGCTCCCTCAGGCACGGCCATTAAAACAGCCGAAGCTATCGCTGCAGTGAGAGGCAACATGGCCCAGGGTATGCCCAGTGAATTTGAGAAAATTGAAGGATCACGGGGTGGCAACTATGAGGGCATGCGCATACATAGTGTTCGCTTACCAGGCTTTGTAGCCCATCAGGAGGTTATTTTGGGTGGTGTCGGCCAAACTTTAACCATTAGGCATGATTCCATCTCCAGGGAATCCTATATGCCCGGTTTGCTGCTGGCGGTTCGTAAGGTCATGTCCCTGAACCACTTGGTCTACGGTTTGGAAAACCTGCTCTTTGAATAA
- a CDS encoding polyribonucleotide nucleotidyltransferase, which yields MSENAILVREMSLGGRTITLETGRMAKQASGAVLVTYGGTVVLVTATVAKNTRDIDFFPLTVDYEERLYAVGKIPGGFIKREGRPSEKAILSGRLIDRPIRPLFPKHMRNEVQVVATVLSVDQDNAPEIAAMIGASAALHISKIPLKKPIGGVIVGRVDGQFVINPVVRQAEVSDMHLVVAGTDDAIMMVEAGAKEVPENEMLEAIMFGHETVKEIVRFIEKFREEALAMGLAFEKMEIPEPEIDQTLIDTITPHAEETIREAVLHCSREKLTKKEREAYMEEVMTNLKNTYLEQFPENQKEVLLLIEQAEKKVVRRIITHDKLRIDGRAIDEIRPISVEVGVLPRTHGTGLFTRGQTQILSVATLGSISEEQILDGLGIEETKRYMHHYNFPPFSTGETKPMRSPGRREIGHGALAERALEPMIPPEEVFPYTIRVVSEAIESNGSTSMGSVCGSTLALMDAGVPLKAPVAGVAMGLIMEEDQFTVLTDIQGLEDHLGDMDFKVAGTAKGVTALQMDIKIPGITREVFEQALAQAHRGRMYILEKMLEVLPAPREEISPYAPSILRTNIHPDKIRDVIGPGGKIIKKLVEETGADIDIEDDGRVFIAAVDREKGKRALEIIQNITAEVEVGKLYNGKVTRVTDFGCFVEVIPGVMGLQGKEGLVHISQLDFNRVEKTEDVVKEGDSITVKAIGYDPQGRLKLSKKEAMRDLGMAPPEATNEKENKERRPFRPRVTKE from the coding sequence GTGTCAGAGAATGCGATATTGGTTAGGGAGATGTCCCTGGGAGGGAGAACTATAACCCTGGAAACAGGCAGAATGGCCAAGCAAGCCAGTGGAGCGGTACTGGTAACCTATGGTGGAACAGTGGTATTAGTAACCGCTACCGTAGCCAAAAATACCAGGGATATAGACTTTTTCCCTCTTACTGTTGATTATGAAGAAAGACTTTATGCAGTGGGAAAAATCCCCGGTGGATTTATAAAACGGGAAGGGCGGCCCAGTGAGAAGGCTATTCTATCCGGCCGTTTAATCGACCGACCCATACGTCCCCTCTTCCCAAAACATATGAGAAACGAAGTACAAGTGGTTGCCACAGTACTTTCGGTGGATCAAGATAATGCACCGGAAATTGCTGCTATGATTGGCGCTTCGGCTGCTTTACATATTTCCAAAATCCCCTTAAAGAAACCCATTGGCGGTGTTATTGTAGGGCGGGTTGATGGACAATTTGTAATTAACCCTGTGGTTCGTCAAGCTGAAGTCAGTGATATGCATCTGGTGGTGGCAGGCACAGATGATGCCATTATGATGGTTGAGGCAGGAGCTAAAGAGGTTCCGGAAAATGAAATGCTGGAAGCCATTATGTTTGGCCACGAAACAGTTAAAGAAATTGTCCGTTTTATTGAGAAGTTTAGAGAAGAAGCCCTGGCCATGGGCTTAGCCTTTGAAAAGATGGAAATTCCTGAGCCGGAAATTGATCAAACCCTGATCGATACCATTACCCCCCATGCTGAGGAAACCATTCGTGAGGCAGTACTGCATTGCTCCAGAGAAAAACTGACCAAAAAGGAAAGAGAAGCCTACATGGAAGAGGTTATGACCAACCTCAAAAATACTTATTTGGAGCAATTCCCTGAGAATCAAAAAGAAGTATTACTCTTAATTGAGCAAGCGGAAAAGAAAGTTGTACGCAGAATAATTACCCATGACAAACTAAGAATTGACGGTAGGGCCATCGATGAGATTCGTCCCATTTCCGTAGAAGTCGGGGTATTGCCAAGAACTCATGGTACCGGATTATTCACCAGAGGACAAACTCAGATTTTATCCGTAGCCACCCTGGGCTCCATCAGTGAAGAACAGATTCTTGACGGCCTTGGCATTGAAGAAACCAAACGGTATATGCACCATTATAATTTCCCTCCCTTTAGCACCGGAGAAACCAAACCCATGCGGTCCCCGGGACGTCGCGAAATAGGTCACGGGGCCTTGGCAGAACGAGCTTTAGAACCTATGATACCACCGGAGGAAGTATTCCCCTATACCATCCGTGTGGTTTCTGAAGCCATCGAATCCAATGGCTCCACCTCCATGGGTAGTGTCTGTGGCAGCACCCTGGCACTGATGGACGCAGGGGTACCCTTAAAGGCCCCGGTGGCCGGTGTAGCCATGGGTCTGATTATGGAAGAGGATCAATTCACTGTTCTCACAGACATTCAAGGTTTAGAAGACCATCTGGGAGACATGGACTTTAAAGTGGCCGGTACTGCCAAGGGCGTGACAGCTTTACAGATGGATATAAAAATACCTGGCATTACCAGGGAAGTTTTTGAACAGGCACTGGCTCAGGCGCATCGGGGCCGGATGTATATTCTGGAGAAAATGCTGGAAGTTCTGCCTGCACCCAGAGAGGAGATTTCTCCCTATGCGCCCAGTATTCTCCGTACCAATATTCATCCGGATAAAATTAGGGATGTTATTGGACCTGGTGGCAAAATTATTAAGAAGCTGGTGGAGGAAACCGGTGCTGACATTGATATTGAAGACGATGGCAGGGTCTTTATTGCTGCCGTTGATCGTGAAAAGGGTAAGAGAGCACTGGAAATTATCCAAAACATTACAGCCGAGGTGGAAGTTGGTAAACTATATAATGGTAAGGTAACCAGAGTGACCGATTTTGGCTGCTTTGTGGAGGTAATCCCTGGCGTTATGGGCTTACAGGGTAAGGAGGGCCTGGTTCATATTTCTCAATTGGACTTCAATAGGGTTGAAAAGACCGAGGATGTTGTTAAAGAGGGAGACAGCATTACGGTTAAAGCCATTGGCTATGATCCCCAGGGTCGCCTAAAACTTTCCAAAAAGGAAGCTATGCGGGATTTAGGCATGGCACCGCCGGAAGCCACAAATGAAAAGGAAAACAAGGAAAGAAGACCTTTTAGACCAAGGGTTACCAAGGAATAA
- the rpsO gene encoding 30S ribosomal protein S15 gives MALSVEKKNEIIQNFKTHENDTGSPEVQIALLTERINQLTLHLKNFKKDHHSRRGLLKMVGQRRALLNYLRDRDFDRYRNILDRLNLRK, from the coding sequence GTGGCACTGTCTGTAGAAAAGAAGAATGAGATCATTCAGAATTTCAAAACCCATGAAAACGATACCGGTTCCCCCGAGGTGCAAATTGCTCTGCTAACTGAGCGTATCAATCAGTTAACTCTGCACCTGAAGAACTTTAAGAAGGATCATCACTCTCGCCGCGGCCTGTTAAAAATGGTTGGTCAACGCCGTGCTTTATTGAACTACCTGCGTGATCGTGACTTCGACCGTTATCGCAATATTTTAGACAGACTTAACCTGCGTAAGTAG
- a CDS encoding polysaccharide deacetylase family protein — protein sequence MRILYIRRGPLYKIILYAIIAAILIGLGILATKERHERVLAPIYQGSDQAKKIALTCNVFWGEEYIPTMLEVLEENDIKITFFVGGTWAEDFPELLKKMFAAGHEIGSHGYSHPHPDQLSKSGNLRDMQKAEQVIYECIQQRPKLYAPPYGERGPAVIKAAAEQGYDFILWSVDTIDWQRPAPEVIVQRVITKAHNGAIVLMHPTAPTVKALPQIINHLKQEGYQFVPVGELIKDLPPENKEK from the coding sequence ATGCGAATATTGTACATTCGCAGAGGACCGCTGTATAAGATTATTCTCTATGCCATTATAGCAGCCATCCTCATTGGCCTGGGGATCTTGGCCACCAAGGAAAGACATGAACGGGTTTTAGCCCCTATTTATCAAGGCAGCGACCAAGCAAAGAAAATAGCTTTAACCTGTAATGTTTTTTGGGGTGAGGAATATATACCAACTATGTTAGAGGTTTTAGAGGAAAATGATATCAAGATAACTTTCTTTGTGGGGGGCACCTGGGCGGAAGATTTTCCCGAACTATTAAAGAAAATGTTTGCTGCCGGTCATGAAATTGGCTCCCACGGCTACTCCCATCCCCATCCGGACCAACTGTCCAAAAGTGGTAATCTAAGGGATATGCAAAAAGCTGAACAAGTAATATATGAGTGTATTCAACAAAGACCCAAGCTCTATGCTCCTCCTTATGGAGAAAGGGGACCCGCAGTGATCAAAGCTGCTGCCGAACAGGGTTATGACTTTATATTATGGAGTGTGGATACCATTGATTGGCAGAGACCGGCCCCGGAAGTTATTGTCCAGCGAGTGATTACCAAGGCACACAATGGCGCCATCGTTTTAATGCACCCCACCGCCCCGACAGTAAAAGCCTTGCCCCAAATCATCAACCATCTTAAGCAAGAGGGCTATCAATTTGTGCCAGTGGGTGAACTAATTAAGGATTTGCCCCCAGAAAATAAAGAAAAATAA
- the truB gene encoding tRNA pseudouridine(55) synthase TruB, with protein sequence MDGIITILKPPGMTSHDVVAYVRRLTKVKKCGHTGTLDPGAAGVLPVCLGRATKLASFVTAGDKTYRAELTLGIATSTQDGFGEIVRQVDASSVTLAQFLEVFYSMRGEIEQIPPMSSAIKVDGKKLYELERAGKTIDVPSRKVTIIDLKVINSWDWATPQPRVLFDVTCSKGTYVRTLCSDIGKALGCGAYMSFLLRSRVANFDLQQAITLEQLTELVEKNQLTQALIPMVQAVAHLPAVEIYSTAVKSISSGGTLYPSGIHRMAQQITPEELVRIQYNNQLLGIFRAKQENQEATARMIFRPEVVFST encoded by the coding sequence GTGGACGGTATTATCACCATCCTTAAACCCCCCGGTATGACTTCCCATGATGTAGTGGCCTATGTGCGAAGGTTGACCAAGGTTAAGAAGTGCGGACACACAGGCACCCTTGATCCCGGGGCTGCCGGTGTACTACCTGTTTGCCTGGGCAGAGCCACTAAACTAGCAAGCTTTGTTACGGCAGGAGATAAAACCTACCGGGCAGAGTTGACCTTAGGTATTGCCACCAGTACTCAGGATGGGTTTGGCGAAATTGTTAGGCAAGTGGATGCTTCTTCCGTTACCTTGGCACAGTTTTTAGAGGTTTTTTATTCTATGCGGGGTGAGATTGAACAAATTCCACCTATGTCCTCAGCCATTAAAGTAGACGGCAAAAAATTGTACGAATTAGAGAGGGCAGGCAAAACCATAGATGTGCCGAGTCGTAAAGTGACCATTATTGATCTCAAGGTAATAAATAGTTGGGACTGGGCAACACCACAGCCAAGAGTTTTGTTTGATGTGACCTGTTCAAAGGGGACATATGTGCGTACCCTGTGCTCAGATATAGGTAAGGCATTGGGTTGTGGCGCTTATATGTCCTTTTTGCTGCGTTCCCGGGTGGCTAATTTTGATCTGCAGCAAGCCATTACCCTGGAGCAATTAACCGAACTGGTGGAGAAGAACCAACTGACCCAGGCTCTAATACCCATGGTTCAAGCTGTTGCCCATTTACCGGCGGTAGAAATATATTCTACTGCGGTAAAGTCAATTTCCTCCGGCGGTACCCTGTACCCCTCCGGTATCCATAGGATGGCGCAACAGATAACACCGGAAGAACTAGTGAGAATTCAATATAACAATCAGTTACTGGGGATATTTAGGGCCAAACAGGAAAATCAGGAAGCAACAGCAAGAATGATTTTCCGGCCCGAAGTGGTTTTTTCTACTTAG
- the dpsA gene encoding dipicolinate synthase subunit DpsA, protein MQPDLKGIKVAVLGGDAREVILASTLSRLGAHVRVVGLPVKSDPPHVTIFTNLEEALADVEAVILPVPGILEKGNIYCVYEEKPLVLSETLLVKLPAGTPVFCGFARPKLREMVERSSVKLITLLDLDEVAILNSIPSAEGAIQMAMENTAITIHNSNSFVLGFGRTGASIARLLHAMGARVTVVARKAADRARAFEMGMNSITFEELQDKIGQAEIVFNTVPALVLPSCILSKAIEDTVIIDVASPPGGTDFEAAARLGIKALQAPGLPGKVAPKTAGQILSKVIPTLLANELAEKNGQKRNG, encoded by the coding sequence ATGCAGCCAGATTTAAAAGGGATAAAGGTGGCTGTCCTAGGCGGTGATGCCAGAGAGGTAATACTGGCTTCCACCTTATCTCGTCTCGGGGCACATGTCCGGGTGGTAGGCTTACCTGTTAAGTCTGATCCACCGCATGTCACCATATTTACAAATCTGGAAGAAGCTTTGGCTGATGTGGAAGCTGTCATTCTGCCTGTGCCGGGTATTTTGGAAAAAGGCAACATCTACTGTGTTTATGAAGAAAAGCCCTTGGTATTGTCCGAAACTTTACTGGTAAAATTGCCTGCTGGTACGCCTGTTTTTTGTGGTTTTGCTCGCCCCAAACTGCGGGAGATGGTTGAACGCAGCAGTGTTAAGCTGATAACATTACTGGACTTGGATGAGGTGGCCATTTTAAACTCTATTCCTTCAGCAGAGGGAGCTATCCAAATGGCCATGGAAAACACAGCCATCACCATTCACAACAGTAACTCCTTTGTCTTGGGTTTTGGACGTACCGGTGCCAGCATTGCCAGGCTTCTACACGCCATGGGGGCCAGGGTTACTGTGGTGGCCAGAAAGGCTGCGGATCGAGCCAGAGCTTTCGAGATGGGCATGAATTCCATTACCTTTGAAGAATTACAGGATAAAATTGGTCAAGCGGAAATAGTTTTTAATACTGTCCCCGCCCTGGTGTTGCCCAGTTGCATTTTGAGTAAAGCCATAGAGGACACAGTAATCATTGACGTTGCTTCCCCACCGGGTGGTACAGACTTTGAAGCCGCCGCCAGATTAGGCATTAAGGCTTTGCAAGCACCGGGCTTACCAGGTAAGGTTGCTCCCAAGACGGCCGGCCAAATTTTGTCTAAGGTAATTCCTACTCTATTAGCCAATGAACTGGCAGAGAAGAACGGTCAAAAACGGAATGGCTAA
- a CDS encoding dipicolinate synthase subunit B, translated as MRLQGIKIGFALTGSHCTLAEVMPRIQELVDQGAEVFPIVSHSVDTMDTYFGTAEKWRQQLREICGKEPINTITGAEPVGPKKLVDVVIIAPCTGNTLAKLANGITDSPVLMAAKAHLRNQRPVVLAISTNDGLGINAKNIGLLLNTKNIYMVPFGQDSPTGKPNSLKSRMDLIMDTILHALQGKQIQPILIQP; from the coding sequence ATGCGTTTACAAGGAATAAAAATTGGTTTTGCTTTAACAGGCTCCCATTGTACACTGGCTGAAGTGATGCCGAGGATTCAAGAATTAGTGGATCAGGGTGCAGAGGTTTTCCCCATTGTCAGCCACTCTGTGGATACCATGGATACCTATTTTGGGACGGCCGAGAAGTGGCGGCAACAATTAAGAGAAATTTGCGGCAAGGAACCCATTAATACCATCACCGGAGCAGAACCTGTGGGTCCTAAGAAGTTAGTGGATGTGGTGATCATAGCCCCCTGCACTGGTAATACCCTGGCCAAACTGGCCAATGGCATTACCGATTCACCGGTGTTAATGGCAGCCAAAGCACATCTAAGAAACCAAAGGCCGGTAGTTTTAGCCATCTCCACCAATGATGGTTTAGGTATAAATGCAAAAAATATTGGATTATTACTTAACACCAAGAATATTTATATGGTACCATTTGGTCAGGATAGCCCCACTGGGAAACCGAATTCTTTAAAAAGTCGCATGGATTTAATAATGGACACCATTTTGCATGCCTTGCAAGGGAAGCAGATCCAGCCCATTTTAATCCAGCCATAA
- the sleB gene encoding spore cortex-lytic enzyme, whose product MIFSVLTILTVPALHAEAYLGDRTLKYGASGYDVIQLQKNLSYLGYQVGKADGKFGWQTQQAVKNFQWNNGQKVDGIVGRQTASLIIQQVSGGQAVRPRAVTTSRGNLTLSRQDIYDLARVVHGEARGESFLGQVAVAAVVLNRLQSGQFGNTIQDVIFQPWAFTAVHDKQFYLEPDATSYQAVQAALSGADPSDGALYYWNPRTATSKWIWSRPIIKQIGQHVFAY is encoded by the coding sequence GTGATATTTTCAGTGCTAACAATATTGACAGTCCCTGCCTTACATGCTGAGGCATATTTAGGGGATCGCACCCTTAAATATGGTGCATCCGGTTATGATGTAATACAACTGCAAAAGAATTTAAGTTATCTTGGTTATCAGGTGGGAAAAGCCGATGGTAAGTTTGGCTGGCAAACCCAACAGGCTGTAAAGAATTTTCAATGGAACAATGGCCAGAAGGTAGATGGCATAGTTGGTCGGCAAACTGCCTCACTGATCATACAGCAGGTCAGCGGTGGACAGGCAGTACGTCCCCGGGCTGTAACAACTTCCAGAGGTAATTTAACCCTTTCCCGACAGGATATTTACGATTTAGCCAGGGTGGTGCACGGTGAAGCCAGAGGAGAATCCTTTTTAGGGCAGGTCGCGGTAGCTGCCGTGGTACTAAACCGCCTGCAATCCGGGCAGTTTGGTAATACTATACAAGATGTAATTTTTCAGCCCTGGGCCTTTACGGCTGTACATGACAAACAATTTTATCTGGAACCTGATGCCACTTCTTATCAAGCTGTACAAGCTGCCCTTAGTGGTGCAGATCCCTCTGACGGAGCTTTATATTACTGGAACCCACGCACTGCCACCAGTAAATGGATCTGGAGCCGGCCCATCATCAAGCAAATTGGACAGCACGTTTTTGCTTACTAA